In Janibacter alkaliphilus, the following proteins share a genomic window:
- a CDS encoding ABC transporter permease, translated as MSTMTEPDARPARDKGRLIDGKLLLGTLAVAALLVLSLFTGVVDVIGGGEQGREMFAITRVPRTVALVLAGAAMAMSGLVMQLLTQNRFVEPTTIGTTEWAGLGLILMMVLFPTAGLLPRMLGAIVAAFIGTMIFFLFLRQVQLSSSLIVPIVGIMLGAVVASVTTYIALLTDTLQSLGIWFAGSFTSVVRGQYEALYVVALVAVAVFVVADRFTIAGLGEDVATNVGLNYQAVVLVGTGLVAVATGVVTVVVGNLPFLGLIVPNVVSMFRGDDLRSNLPWVCLLGIAIVTVCDIIGRTIIAPFEVPVSLILGIVGAVVFVALLLRSRRHG; from the coding sequence ATGTCCACGATGACCGAGCCCGACGCCCGCCCCGCCCGGGACAAGGGCCGGCTGATCGACGGCAAGCTGCTGCTCGGCACCCTCGCCGTCGCCGCCCTGCTCGTGCTCTCCCTCTTCACCGGCGTGGTCGACGTCATCGGCGGCGGCGAGCAGGGGCGGGAGATGTTCGCCATCACCCGGGTGCCGCGCACCGTCGCCCTCGTGCTGGCCGGCGCCGCCATGGCGATGTCCGGCCTCGTCATGCAGCTGCTCACCCAGAACCGCTTCGTCGAGCCGACCACCATCGGCACCACCGAGTGGGCCGGGCTGGGCCTGATCCTCATGATGGTGCTCTTCCCCACGGCCGGCCTGCTGCCGCGGATGCTGGGCGCGATCGTCGCCGCCTTCATCGGCACGATGATCTTCTTCCTCTTCCTGCGCCAGGTGCAGCTGAGCTCCTCGCTCATCGTGCCGATCGTCGGGATCATGCTCGGGGCCGTCGTCGCCTCGGTGACCACCTACATCGCGCTGCTCACCGACACCCTGCAGAGCCTGGGCATCTGGTTCGCCGGCAGCTTCACCTCGGTGGTACGCGGGCAGTACGAGGCGCTGTACGTCGTCGCGCTCGTCGCGGTCGCGGTCTTCGTCGTCGCCGACCGCTTCACCATCGCCGGGCTCGGCGAGGACGTCGCCACCAACGTGGGCCTGAACTACCAGGCGGTCGTGCTCGTCGGCACCGGGCTGGTCGCCGTGGCCACCGGGGTGGTCACCGTCGTGGTCGGCAACCTGCCCTTCCTCGGGCTGATCGTGCCGAACGTCGTCTCGATGTTCCGAGGCGACGACCTGCGCAGCAACCTGCCGTGGGTGTGCCTGCTCGGCATCGCCATCGTCACCGTCTGCGACATCATCGGCCGCACCATCATCGCCCCCTTCGAGGTGCCGGTCTCGCTCATCCTCGGGATCGTCGGCGCAGTGGTCTTCGTCGCGCTGCTGCTGCGGAGCCGGCGTCATGGCTGA
- a CDS encoding siderophore ABC transporter substrate-binding protein, translating into MNATRTYRGLALGTIAALTLAACGSSDDEGSGSGESSAASGDTVTITDNDGEKEVSVPPQSVVATDNRTFETLDSWDVELSAAAVSLMPDTISYTEDQDIVDLGLHTEPDLEAVVAAEPDLIINGQRYADYASDFEELVPDATLVNLDPREGEPFDEELKRQTSALGTIFEKESEADDLNSALDESIQRVEDAYDDEQTVMAVIVSGGEIGYVVPSTGRTMGPLFDIFGFTPALEVEGSDDHQGDDISVEAIADSEPDIMLVMDRDAAVGPEEGQEYQPAAEVIEESEALQDVPAVQDDKVIYMPDDTYTNESIQTYTEYFNSIADELEQS; encoded by the coding sequence ATGAACGCCACCCGGACCTACCGAGGCCTCGCCCTCGGCACCATCGCCGCCCTGACCCTGGCTGCCTGCGGCAGCTCCGACGACGAGGGCTCCGGCTCGGGCGAGAGCTCGGCCGCCTCCGGCGACACCGTGACCATCACCGACAACGACGGCGAGAAGGAGGTCAGCGTCCCGCCGCAGTCCGTCGTCGCCACCGACAACCGGACCTTCGAGACCCTCGACTCCTGGGACGTCGAGCTGTCCGCCGCGGCCGTCTCGCTGATGCCGGACACGATCTCCTACACCGAGGACCAGGACATCGTCGACCTCGGCCTGCACACCGAGCCCGACCTGGAGGCGGTCGTCGCCGCCGAGCCGGACCTCATCATCAACGGGCAGCGCTACGCCGACTACGCCAGCGACTTCGAGGAGCTCGTGCCGGACGCCACCCTGGTCAACCTCGACCCGCGCGAGGGCGAGCCCTTCGACGAGGAGCTCAAGCGCCAGACCTCCGCGCTGGGCACCATCTTCGAGAAGGAGAGCGAGGCCGACGACCTGAACTCCGCCCTCGACGAGAGCATCCAGCGCGTCGAGGACGCCTACGACGACGAGCAGACCGTCATGGCGGTCATCGTCTCCGGCGGCGAGATCGGCTACGTCGTGCCGAGCACCGGCCGCACCATGGGCCCGCTCTTCGACATCTTCGGCTTCACCCCGGCGCTGGAGGTCGAGGGCTCCGACGACCACCAGGGCGACGACATCTCGGTCGAGGCGATCGCCGACTCCGAGCCGGACATCATGCTCGTCATGGACCGCGACGCCGCCGTCGGCCCGGAGGAGGGCCAGGAGTACCAGCCGGCCGCCGAGGTCATCGAGGAGTCCGAGGCGCTGCAGGACGTGCCGGCGGTGCAGGACGACAAGGTCATCTACATGCCGGACGACACCTACACCAACGAGAGCATCCAGACCTACACCGAGTACTTCAACAGCATCGCCGACGAGCTCGAGCAGAGCTGA